A window of Sutcliffiella cohnii contains these coding sequences:
- a CDS encoding ABC transporter permease: MISYIIRRCLMAIPLLFGITILSFAIIKMAPGGPSSLMLDPNISKGDLAAFEEKYGLNDPVHVQYLKWVGNMVQGDFGNSLIRRGVPVSEMIMNRLPNTLLLMVVSTVLALIISIPFGIISARKQYTLTDYTVTVTSFLGLATPNFWIGLMMIMLFSVQLGWMPTGGVATLNAPFSIWDRIHHLIMPALVLATADMAGLTRYTRSSMLEVLRQDYMRTARAKGLKENKVVYKHGLRNGLIPIITIFGLMLPSFIGGSVVVERIFAWPGIGMLFIDSAFQRDYPVIMGLTVISAVLVVIGNLIADILYAVFDPRIEY; the protein is encoded by the coding sequence ATGATCTCATATATTATTCGCCGTTGTTTAATGGCAATTCCGTTATTGTTTGGGATTACTATTCTGTCATTTGCGATCATCAAAATGGCTCCAGGTGGACCATCTTCCTTAATGTTAGACCCTAACATTAGTAAAGGTGATTTAGCAGCATTTGAAGAAAAGTACGGTTTAAATGACCCAGTTCATGTTCAATATTTAAAATGGGTTGGTAATATGGTTCAGGGTGATTTTGGGAACTCTTTAATTCGTCGTGGTGTACCTGTAAGTGAAATGATCATGAACCGTTTACCAAACACATTATTACTAATGGTAGTTTCCACAGTTTTGGCATTAATTATATCGATACCATTCGGTATTATTTCGGCCAGGAAGCAATACACTTTAACTGATTACACCGTAACAGTGACATCATTTTTAGGACTAGCAACTCCGAACTTTTGGATCGGTTTAATGATGATTATGCTATTTTCTGTTCAGCTCGGATGGATGCCTACTGGTGGAGTCGCTACATTAAATGCACCTTTTAGTATTTGGGACAGAATACATCACTTAATCATGCCTGCATTAGTTTTAGCTACAGCTGATATGGCTGGTTTAACACGTTATACAAGATCTAGTATGCTTGAAGTTTTAAGGCAAGATTATATGCGTACAGCAAGAGCGAAAGGATTAAAAGAAAACAAAGTAGTGTATAAACATGGATTACGTAACGGTTTAATTCCGATTATTACAATCTTCGGTTTAATGCTTCCTTCTTTTATTGGCGGATCTGTTGTTGTAGAACGTATTTTTGCATGGCCAGGAATCGGAATGTTATTTATCGATTCAGCATTCCAACGTGATTATCCTGTAATAATGGGACTTACGGTTATTTCTGCAGTACTTGTTGTAATTGGAAACTTAATCGCTGATATACTTTACGCTGTATTTGATCCGCGTATTGAATACTAA
- a CDS encoding DUF3899 domain-containing protein: MLVKHLRQSTIYFLIFLALTLLISLVYYRTINLLTFINTSFAVSSVMIFVSLFVFITQKGFFDGITYGFRRIFATKQALKEMEHDVRNMRPPSELAAPIRLTTMFSGACILFLCMMFSLYFFYNF; this comes from the coding sequence ATGCTCGTTAAGCATTTGCGACAAAGTACGATATACTTTCTCATTTTTTTAGCACTCACATTACTTATTAGCCTTGTCTACTACCGAACAATCAATTTGCTCACTTTTATTAATACTTCTTTTGCTGTATCAAGTGTAATGATTTTTGTATCGTTGTTTGTTTTTATTACTCAAAAAGGCTTCTTTGATGGAATTACATATGGATTCAGGAGAATTTTTGCAACAAAACAAGCATTAAAAGAAATGGAACATGATGTCCGTAATATGCGACCTCCTTCCGAATTAGCGGCACCAATTAGATTAACTACGATGTTTAGCGGGGCTTGTATATTGTTTTTATGCATGATGTTTTCTTTATACTTTTTCTATAACTTTTAA
- a CDS encoding peptide-binding protein — protein MKLKQKSLLFIVLALVLSMFLAACSGSTGGNENNNTNNTDNATNNTGNDPEDEEEEVDSNEPVYGGDLILGSTGSPTLFNGYYSSDTASSAIEGFIFDSLIGSDTSFETTLSMAASWDQSDDYMVNTFVLKDGLKFHDGEPLTAEDVVFSLSIPLHEDYDGPRKGYFEKIESIEATDEKTIVITLSDIDPSIHVAFGFPILPKHILGDVPVADLGEHEFNTKNPIGSGPFVFDEWADGQYVRVKAFEDYHEGRPYLDTITYKIVPDADALLTQLATGDVHYYTVPASDYHTVLEWEEAGDLKIESGLALSYTFLGYNLRNDLFKEKEVRQALTHAIDREAIVASIMAGDGEVAHVPESPLSWAYDENVPKFDYDVDKAKQMLEEAGWTPGADGILEKDGVKFSFSLKTNQGNKIREDIAVVVQEQFAQIGIEVKPEIMEWSAFLADVNPPAWNFDAIILGWALSTDPDPSGIFHSKEIEEGLNFVAYSNPEADELMDLNMSTMDRDERADYIKQANALIAEDQPYTFLYYPNAHRAMPVNLEGFEFHARLEYYNIHKWWLKQ, from the coding sequence ATGAAGCTAAAACAAAAGTCTTTATTATTCATCGTACTAGCATTAGTACTATCAATGTTTTTAGCGGCTTGTAGTGGTAGCACTGGTGGAAACGAAAACAACAACACCAACAACACTGACAACGCTACTAACAACACTGGCAATGATCCAGAAGATGAGGAAGAAGAAGTAGACAGCAATGAGCCTGTTTATGGAGGAGACCTAATCTTAGGTTCTACAGGTAGCCCGACATTATTTAACGGTTACTATTCTTCTGACACTGCAAGTTCTGCAATTGAAGGATTTATCTTTGATTCTCTAATTGGAAGTGACACTTCTTTTGAAACTACACTTTCTATGGCGGCAAGCTGGGATCAATCTGATGATTATATGGTTAACACTTTCGTATTAAAAGATGGCTTAAAATTCCATGATGGAGAGCCTCTAACTGCGGAAGACGTAGTATTCTCTTTAAGCATTCCTTTACATGAAGATTATGATGGTCCTCGTAAAGGTTACTTCGAGAAAATCGAATCAATCGAAGCTACTGATGAGAAAACAATCGTTATTACTTTAAGTGATATCGACCCATCTATTCACGTAGCATTTGGATTCCCAATCTTACCTAAACATATTTTAGGTGACGTTCCAGTTGCTGACTTAGGTGAGCATGAGTTTAACACGAAAAATCCAATCGGTTCTGGTCCTTTCGTATTTGACGAGTGGGCAGATGGACAATATGTACGCGTTAAAGCTTTCGAAGACTACCATGAAGGTCGTCCTTACTTAGATACAATCACTTACAAAATCGTTCCTGATGCTGATGCTTTATTAACGCAATTAGCTACAGGTGACGTACATTATTACACAGTTCCTGCATCTGACTACCACACTGTTTTAGAGTGGGAAGAAGCTGGAGATCTTAAAATCGAATCTGGTTTAGCATTATCTTACACTTTCTTAGGTTACAACTTACGTAACGACTTATTCAAAGAAAAAGAAGTACGTCAAGCATTAACTCACGCTATCGACCGTGAAGCAATCGTTGCTTCTATCATGGCTGGTGACGGTGAAGTTGCTCACGTACCTGAGTCTCCATTAAGCTGGGCTTATGACGAGAACGTTCCTAAATTTGACTACGATGTAGACAAAGCAAAACAAATGTTAGAAGAAGCTGGTTGGACTCCAGGTGCTGACGGCATCCTTGAGAAAGACGGAGTTAAATTCTCTTTCAGCTTAAAAACGAACCAAGGTAACAAAATCCGTGAAGATATCGCGGTTGTAGTTCAAGAGCAATTCGCTCAAATCGGTATTGAAGTAAAACCTGAAATTATGGAATGGTCTGCATTCTTAGCTGATGTTAACCCACCAGCTTGGAACTTCGATGCAATCATCTTAGGATGGGCATTATCTACAGATCCAGATCCAAGTGGTATTTTCCACTCTAAAGAAATTGAAGAAGGCTTAAACTTCGTTGCATACTCTAACCCAGAGGCTGACGAGTTAATGGATCTAAACATGTCTACTATGGACCGTGATGAGCGTGCGGATTATATTAAGCAAGCTAATGCATTGATCGCTGAAGATCAACCATATACTTTCTTATACTATCCAAACGCACACCGTGCAATGCCTGTAAACTTAGAAGGCTTTGAGTTCCATGCGCGTTTAGAGTACTACAACATCCACAAATGGTGGTTAAAACAATAA
- a CDS encoding MFS transporter has translation MEATNYKGTNKMIAGIVFGVITFWLFAQAMVNIVPAVQADLGIELGALNIAISLTSLFSGMFIVVAGGLADRMGRKKITYIGLILSVIGSLCLVLAQGATLLIIGRILQGLSAACIMPATIALMKAYFEGAERQRALSFWSIGSWGGSGITSFAGGAIATYMGWKWIFIFSIIFALLAMWLIKEVPESKAKTTGKFKFDFGGLGIFIVTMLAINILITQGADLGWTSLPTILLGVASVLGVIIFVKYEAKRKNALIDFELFKNKPYTGATISNFLLNAVAGTLIVANTYVQVGRGFTAFQSGLLSIGYLIAVLGMIRVGEKIMQNTGAKKPMIWGSAITLVGVALMGLTFLPGFLYTAMVFIGFILFGLGLGMYATPSTDTAVSAAPDDKVGEASGIYKMASSLGNAFGIAISATVYSTVAAVSTVHVSATVGIITNVIFAAVSLLSIIILVPNASRKEKRVEKLAG, from the coding sequence ATGGAAGCTACCAACTATAAAGGTACGAATAAGATGATTGCAGGTATTGTATTTGGTGTTATTACATTTTGGTTATTTGCTCAAGCGATGGTAAATATCGTACCCGCGGTCCAAGCCGATTTAGGTATTGAACTAGGGGCATTAAATATAGCGATAAGTTTAACTTCTCTCTTTTCCGGTATGTTCATTGTTGTTGCAGGTGGATTAGCTGATAGAATGGGAAGAAAGAAAATTACGTATATTGGTCTTATTTTAAGTGTAATCGGTTCATTATGTTTAGTACTTGCACAAGGGGCAACATTACTAATTATTGGTCGTATACTGCAAGGTTTATCTGCTGCCTGTATCATGCCCGCTACTATTGCTTTAATGAAAGCATATTTTGAAGGTGCTGAAAGACAACGTGCACTTAGTTTTTGGTCTATCGGTTCTTGGGGAGGTTCTGGTATTACTTCTTTTGCCGGTGGTGCAATTGCAACATATATGGGATGGAAATGGATATTCATTTTCTCTATCATTTTCGCACTTTTAGCGATGTGGCTAATTAAAGAGGTACCAGAAAGCAAAGCAAAAACAACAGGTAAATTTAAGTTCGATTTCGGTGGATTAGGGATATTTATCGTTACGATGTTAGCGATTAACATATTAATAACACAAGGTGCTGACTTAGGTTGGACAAGTTTACCAACAATATTATTAGGAGTAGCATCCGTTCTTGGAGTTATCATATTTGTTAAATACGAAGCAAAAAGGAAAAATGCTCTTATTGATTTTGAATTATTTAAAAACAAACCATATACGGGAGCAACCATTTCAAACTTTTTATTAAATGCTGTAGCAGGGACATTAATCGTTGCTAATACGTATGTACAAGTAGGTCGCGGTTTTACTGCATTTCAATCTGGTTTACTTTCTATCGGTTATTTAATAGCGGTTTTAGGTATGATTCGTGTTGGTGAAAAGATCATGCAAAATACAGGTGCCAAAAAACCGATGATTTGGGGTTCAGCTATTACGTTAGTCGGTGTTGCTTTAATGGGATTAACATTTTTACCAGGATTCCTTTACACAGCAATGGTTTTCATCGGATTTATCCTTTTCGGTTTAGGTTTAGGAATGTATGCAACTCCATCAACTGATACTGCTGTTTCGGCAGCACCAGACGATAAGGTCGGAGAAGCTTCAGGTATTTATAAAATGGCAAGTTCATTAGGTAATGCATTTGGTATTGCCATTTCTGCAACGGTTTATAGTACTGTAGCAGCAGTAAGTACAGTTCATGTATCCGCAACAGTCGGAATTATCACGAACGTTATTTTCGCAGCTGTTTCATTATTATCGATCATTATTCTTGTTCCAAACGCTTCTAGAAAAGAAAAAAGAGTAGAAAAATTAGCTGGATAG
- the trpS gene encoding tryptophan--tRNA ligase, with the protein MKTIFSGIQPSGNVTLGNYIGAMKQFVELQDDYNCYFCIVDQHAITVHQDPQQLRKSIKSLAALYVAIGLDPERATLFIQSEVPAHAQLGWIMQCVAYIGELERMTQFKDKSQGSEAVSAGLLTYPPLMAADILLYNTDVVPVGEDQKQHLEITRDLAERFNKKYREVFTIPEVKIPKVGARIMSLQEPTKKMSKSDPNQKSFITLLDEPKQIIKKIKSAVTDSEGIVKYDKENKPGVSNLLSIYSILANVTIEELEQKYEGKGYGDFKQDLANVVVDALAPIQERYNELINSDELDQILDAGAEKANKVAFKMIKKVEKAMGLGRKR; encoded by the coding sequence ATGAAAACTATATTCTCTGGGATTCAACCGAGTGGTAACGTTACGTTAGGAAATTATATTGGAGCTATGAAGCAGTTTGTGGAATTACAAGATGATTATAACTGCTATTTCTGTATCGTTGACCAGCATGCGATTACCGTTCATCAAGATCCTCAACAGTTAAGAAAAAGTATTAAAAGCTTAGCAGCTCTATACGTAGCAATAGGACTAGACCCTGAACGCGCAACACTGTTCATTCAATCAGAAGTACCAGCACATGCCCAACTTGGCTGGATTATGCAATGTGTTGCGTACATTGGTGAACTGGAACGAATGACTCAATTTAAAGATAAGTCACAAGGTAGTGAAGCAGTTTCAGCTGGATTATTAACATATCCTCCATTAATGGCTGCTGATATTCTTCTATATAATACAGATGTTGTCCCAGTTGGCGAGGACCAAAAACAACATTTAGAGATTACACGAGATTTAGCGGAGCGATTTAATAAAAAATATCGAGAAGTGTTCACAATACCAGAAGTAAAAATCCCTAAAGTTGGAGCTAGAATTATGTCGTTACAAGAGCCAACTAAAAAGATGAGTAAGTCAGATCCAAATCAAAAATCGTTCATCACCTTGTTAGATGAACCAAAGCAAATTATTAAGAAAATTAAAAGTGCTGTAACCGATAGTGAAGGCATTGTAAAATACGATAAAGAAAATAAACCTGGTGTATCTAATTTACTATCCATTTACTCTATTTTAGCTAACGTAACAATTGAAGAATTAGAGCAAAAGTATGAAGGAAAAGGGTACGGTGATTTCAAACAAGATCTAGCTAACGTTGTAGTAGACGCATTGGCACCAATTCAAGAAAGATATAACGAGCTAATAAACTCCGACGAGTTAGATCAAATTTTAGATGCAGGCGCTGAAAAGGCAAATAAAGTAGCCTTCAAGATGATTAAAAAAGTAGAAAAAGCGATGGGACTAGGAAGAAAAAGATAA
- a CDS encoding amidohydrolase, protein MREQLMTMLEERKNEMIDIRRYLHENPELSFQEEKTAAYIASFYSGKDVEIVTNAGNGEGIVVTIKGEKPGKTVALRADFDALPIKEELDVPFKSKNDGVMHACGHDAHTAYLLVLADCLIQLKDKLHGTVKIIHQHAEEVPPGGAKSIVEEGHLDDVDAIFGIHVLPLAPAGTVGYRSGYSFNGRSYFKLNLQASGGHGSSPHKANDAIVAGAYFVTAVQTIVSRRVDPMNAGVVTIGSFDGKGSFNVIKDSIEIEGDIRYSNNETREIIEKEIHRIVKGIEELFGVNCELTYERDYPPLYNDPTLTTFVSETLKEVADADIKEITEFPMMSPSEDFAYYLEKVPGCYFYIGCTPKGVTTPYFNHHPKFDIDEEAILVAAKSVGYVVLEYMNS, encoded by the coding sequence ATGAGAGAACAATTGATGACGATGTTAGAAGAACGAAAAAATGAAATGATTGATATTCGTCGTTATTTACATGAAAATCCTGAACTTTCCTTTCAAGAGGAAAAAACAGCAGCATATATAGCAAGTTTTTATAGTGGAAAAGATGTTGAGATCGTTACAAATGCAGGTAATGGGGAGGGTATAGTTGTTACGATTAAAGGTGAAAAACCTGGTAAAACTGTTGCATTAAGAGCTGACTTTGATGCGCTTCCGATAAAAGAGGAATTGGATGTTCCTTTTAAGTCAAAAAATGATGGTGTTATGCATGCTTGTGGTCATGATGCTCATACAGCTTATCTACTCGTTTTAGCGGACTGTCTAATTCAATTAAAGGACAAGCTACATGGAACGGTAAAAATCATACATCAACATGCAGAAGAAGTTCCACCTGGAGGAGCAAAAAGCATTGTAGAAGAGGGACATTTAGATGATGTAGATGCAATTTTTGGCATCCATGTATTACCGCTCGCACCTGCAGGGACTGTTGGCTATCGTAGTGGCTACTCCTTTAATGGTCGATCCTATTTTAAACTAAACTTACAGGCAAGTGGTGGACATGGCTCATCGCCACATAAGGCAAATGACGCGATTGTTGCAGGTGCTTATTTCGTAACAGCAGTGCAAACTATTGTTAGCCGTAGAGTTGACCCAATGAATGCGGGCGTTGTAACAATTGGATCGTTTGATGGTAAAGGAAGCTTTAATGTGATTAAAGACAGTATTGAAATAGAAGGGGATATTCGCTATTCCAACAATGAAACGAGAGAAATTATTGAGAAAGAAATTCATCGTATTGTGAAAGGAATAGAAGAACTTTTTGGAGTTAATTGTGAACTAACGTATGAACGAGACTATCCACCGCTATATAATGATCCAACATTGACAACCTTTGTTTCGGAAACTTTGAAAGAGGTGGCAGATGCAGATATTAAAGAAATAACAGAATTCCCTATGATGTCTCCATCAGAAGATTTTGCGTACTATTTAGAGAAGGTTCCAGGCTGTTATTTTTATATCGGTTGTACACCAAAAGGAGTAACTACACCATATTTCAATCATCATCCTAAGTTTGATATCGATGAAGAAGCTATTCTCGTTGCCGCAAAATCAGTAGGTTATGTTGTTTTAGAGTACATGAATAGCTAA
- a CDS encoding YjbA family protein: MLYLHDVWVNWFEGEENGYNVCHFHEWRKEDSVELLDQVPLLFVESVLFHYIENDLQELPAKLLEDVFQKSYIRKNHERIQQDYCFIVTDGQGILAVDTIGYNIPIRKSRLIPRQEQLVYDMVENHEVEKYDFNGVNNKEYHILSPSPDMMKGLTRKERQLKQLLFMALDQLKTTKNTAEIRYWYTEWNPVSYEMIQCMDFHEVWEQLYSELKSGWTEKHEELCEHIIKGQPFFEKLWDMEQQPKVN; encoded by the coding sequence ATGTTATATCTCCATGATGTTTGGGTGAATTGGTTTGAAGGTGAAGAGAATGGCTATAATGTTTGTCATTTTCATGAATGGAGAAAAGAAGACAGCGTAGAGTTACTAGATCAAGTTCCATTACTTTTTGTAGAAAGTGTTTTATTCCATTATATCGAAAATGATTTACAAGAGCTTCCTGCGAAATTACTAGAAGACGTTTTTCAGAAGAGCTACATTAGGAAAAATCATGAACGGATTCAGCAAGACTATTGTTTTATCGTTACAGATGGACAAGGTATATTAGCAGTAGATACGATCGGCTATAACATACCGATACGAAAAAGCAGATTAATACCAAGACAAGAACAACTAGTTTACGATATGGTAGAAAACCATGAAGTAGAAAAGTACGATTTCAACGGTGTAAATAATAAAGAATATCACATTCTGTCGCCTTCACCAGATATGATGAAAGGATTGACTAGAAAAGAAAGACAATTGAAACAATTGTTATTTATGGCATTAGATCAATTAAAAACTACGAAAAATACAGCAGAAATAAGATATTGGTATACAGAATGGAATCCAGTGTCATACGAAATGATTCAATGTATGGATTTTCATGAAGTATGGGAACAGCTATATTCGGAATTAAAAAGTGGTTGGACAGAGAAACACGAAGAGCTGTGCGAACATATTATAAAAGGACAACCATTCTTTGAAAAATTGTGGGACATGGAACAACAGCCAAAAGTAAACTAA
- the opp4C gene encoding oligopeptide ABC transporter permease: MQTQPSTQPNSNLSLDPKKNKQDTLLKITVRKFFNNKLAVVGAIILMIIMGLALFAPLVTQFPYQQQNLLNRLQAPNAEHWLGTDRYGRDVFARILYGARVSLMVGFASVAGAITIGTVIGAVAGYFGGKIDAFLMRVVDVVISIPNIFLLITLVTIFEPGLDKLIIIFALTGWTGTARLVRGEFLSLRTREFVLAAKTIGTRSYVIIFSHILPNALGPIIVAATLSVGGVILAESTLSYLGLGIQPPTPSWGNMLQDAQNFTIMLKHPWYPLFPGLMILFTVLAFNFIGDGLRDALDPKTLEK; encoded by the coding sequence ATGCAAACACAACCATCTACACAACCTAATTCCAATTTATCGTTAGACCCCAAGAAAAATAAACAGGATACGTTACTGAAAATTACTGTTAGAAAGTTTTTCAACAATAAGCTAGCAGTTGTTGGGGCAATAATTTTAATGATTATTATGGGGCTAGCACTTTTTGCACCATTAGTTACACAATTCCCTTATCAACAGCAAAACTTACTTAATCGATTACAGGCTCCAAACGCAGAACATTGGTTAGGAACAGATCGATATGGTCGTGACGTATTTGCTAGAATTTTATACGGAGCTAGAGTCTCCTTAATGGTAGGTTTCGCTTCCGTTGCAGGGGCAATTACGATTGGTACGGTTATTGGAGCAGTTGCAGGATATTTCGGTGGAAAAATAGATGCGTTTTTAATGCGTGTCGTTGACGTAGTAATTTCAATCCCGAACATATTCTTATTAATTACGTTAGTAACAATCTTTGAGCCAGGATTAGATAAGTTAATTATCATTTTTGCGCTTACTGGTTGGACTGGAACAGCACGTCTAGTTCGTGGAGAGTTTCTATCCCTTCGTACTCGTGAATTCGTATTAGCTGCAAAAACAATAGGAACAAGAAGCTATGTAATTATATTCTCGCATATTTTACCAAATGCTTTAGGACCAATTATAGTAGCAGCAACGTTATCGGTAGGAGGAGTAATTTTAGCAGAATCTACATTAAGTTATTTAGGTCTTGGAATTCAACCACCTACACCAAGTTGGGGTAATATGTTACAAGATGCTCAAAACTTTACGATTATGTTAAAGCATCCATGGTATCCTTTATTCCCAGGTCTAATGATTTTATTTACAGTACTAGCGTTTAACTTTATAGGAGACGGTCTACGTGACGCGTTAGATCCAAAAACTTTAGAAAAGTAG
- a CDS encoding helix-turn-helix domain-containing protein: MFQETDYSISLQEFQLLNPKLNQGLQIMMLINGELTVETNSRFYTLEEKDLLVINQNQLYQIESNNKNKVVVVTLSNEYMDKYYPAYKDYRFECFSKEIDMGRVHLVKSIRKLLAEMLISNYRRDESYKVEMQSYLSKILLILIRGFKQKALSTEKHNLDNPRITQVITYIEENFREAITLEDTAKKFYISASYLSRYFKQEMDIGFNRYLTKIRLNHAVKDLLYTSHPIGQIAIDNGFPSAKSFTTLFKETYNDTPKIYREKHQKSVTDVVKIHSHEDTLELKQSRDILKKLQIFLNEDVIDSFENTEWRSEELIIDVSLYKNQKEEIVTPNHSLSIGELKEVLREDVRSQLLMTKKYLGLDYVSVSRLIYGSTITPAVETDEDVATTSPYYNADFALAFLQKHGISLFISVDYQEITENEQQYFKELEGVLKHCLNVNGRSFLQSWKFMFYEPATTVVSEAEMSRVYLKLYQTIKRLIPKTNVGVFFPFSYRDEKANKKHEWILEKNVPIDFFGYETNQNEIIDFENLEDERFALAENYIIEKTGKFKNYIRKNHKEKPLHLVSWNTLTGNTRYTNGTFFRGALVFKSALEVAKEVESIGFWINTELHENRVKNRGISMEGMELYHYFSGKRPAFFALQFLRRLQGEIIVKGNEYVMTENEWGYQLVLMNYTNVNPYYSTEETLLKKLNKDIHVTISNLEPGEYQIRKHIFDKEHGALYNQWRNLNSKYGIDEEVIQYIVETSQPSLVIFDKSFDKEWSFYSYLTFNAIHFFEIRKIIT, encoded by the coding sequence ATGTTTCAAGAAACTGATTATTCAATAAGCTTACAAGAATTTCAATTATTAAATCCGAAGTTAAACCAAGGTCTCCAAATTATGATGCTAATAAACGGGGAACTAACAGTCGAAACTAATAGCCGTTTCTATACGTTAGAAGAAAAAGATTTATTAGTTATTAATCAAAATCAACTTTATCAAATTGAGAGTAATAATAAAAATAAAGTGGTAGTTGTTACTCTATCAAACGAATATATGGATAAATACTACCCAGCCTATAAAGATTATCGCTTTGAATGCTTTTCTAAAGAAATTGATATGGGTCGCGTACATTTAGTTAAGTCTATAAGAAAGTTGCTTGCGGAGATGTTAATTTCTAATTATCGAAGAGATGAAAGCTATAAGGTTGAAATGCAGTCCTATTTAAGTAAAATATTATTAATTTTAATACGTGGCTTTAAACAAAAAGCGCTAAGCACGGAAAAACATAATTTAGATAATCCACGTATTACACAAGTCATTACATATATAGAAGAAAACTTTAGAGAAGCAATTACACTAGAAGATACGGCTAAGAAATTTTATATTTCAGCGAGTTATTTATCGCGTTACTTTAAGCAAGAAATGGATATTGGTTTTAATCGCTATTTAACGAAAATAAGACTTAATCATGCAGTGAAGGATTTGCTGTATACGTCGCATCCTATTGGACAGATTGCTATTGATAATGGTTTTCCAAGTGCTAAATCTTTTACGACTTTATTTAAAGAAACATATAATGACACACCAAAAATTTATCGAGAAAAACATCAAAAAAGTGTAACGGATGTTGTAAAAATTCATAGTCATGAAGATACGTTAGAACTAAAGCAATCAAGGGATATTTTGAAAAAGCTGCAAATCTTCCTTAATGAGGACGTCATAGATTCTTTTGAAAATACAGAGTGGCGTTCAGAGGAATTAATCATTGATGTTTCACTATACAAAAACCAAAAGGAAGAAATTGTGACTCCTAACCATAGTCTATCTATTGGGGAATTAAAAGAAGTATTAAGAGAAGACGTCAGATCCCAATTGTTAATGACAAAAAAATATTTAGGATTAGACTATGTATCTGTTAGCAGACTAATTTATGGTTCAACGATAACACCTGCGGTAGAAACAGACGAAGATGTTGCAACAACTTCTCCTTATTATAATGCTGATTTTGCACTAGCCTTCCTACAAAAACATGGAATCTCCTTATTTATAAGTGTAGATTATCAAGAAATAACAGAAAATGAACAGCAGTATTTTAAAGAACTAGAGGGCGTCCTAAAGCATTGTCTTAATGTAAATGGGAGATCATTTTTGCAATCTTGGAAATTTATGTTTTATGAACCTGCTACAACCGTTGTCAGTGAAGCGGAGATGAGCCGTGTTTATTTAAAGTTGTATCAAACAATAAAACGTCTCATACCTAAAACAAATGTAGGAGTGTTTTTTCCTTTTTCCTATAGGGATGAAAAAGCTAATAAAAAACATGAGTGGATATTAGAAAAGAACGTTCCAATCGATTTTTTTGGCTATGAAACGAACCAAAATGAAATAATAGATTTTGAAAACTTAGAGGATGAGAGGTTTGCGCTAGCGGAAAACTATATAATCGAAAAAACCGGTAAGTTTAAAAACTATATAAGAAAAAATCATAAAGAAAAGCCACTACACCTTGTCAGCTGGAATACGTTGACAGGTAATACTCGCTATACAAACGGTACATTTTTTCGCGGAGCGCTAGTTTTTAAAAGTGCTCTTGAGGTTGCAAAGGAAGTTGAATCAATTGGCTTTTGGATTAATACAGAACTGCATGAAAATCGAGTGAAAAACAGAGGAATTAGTATGGAAGGAATGGAGCTTTATCACTATTTTAGTGGAAAGCGCCCAGCGTTTTTTGCCCTACAATTTTTGCGGAGACTCCAAGGCGAAATAATTGTAAAAGGTAACGAATATGTCATGACGGAAAATGAATGGGGTTATCAGCTCGTATTAATGAACTATACGAATGTGAATCCTTATTATTCGACGGAAGAAACATTGTTAAAGAAGTTAAATAAAGATATTCACGTCACGATATCAAATCTTGAACCAGGTGAGTATCAAATTAGAAAACATATTTTTGATAAGGAGCACGGAGCACTTTATAATCAATGGCGAAATTTAAATAGTAAATATGGTATTGATGAAGAAGTGATTCAATATATCGTCGAAACTAGTCAACCATCCTTGGTAATCTTTGATAAGTCCTTCGACAAAGAGTGGTCGTTTTATTCCTATTTAACTTTTAACGCAATCCATTTTTTTGAAATACGTAAAATAATCACGTAA